Proteins found in one Pseudochaenichthys georgianus chromosome 13, fPseGeo1.2, whole genome shotgun sequence genomic segment:
- the LOC117457299 gene encoding sodium channel regulatory subunit beta-4-like, producing MASVDSTGSRVSGRLRSGDILHTGLVVALLLGVWSVGGLEVSTGKVPHLFAINGSTVLLPCTYASCIGIKNLYFNWHYNNNGSMMKLCDAVIPIEGVEPKVSVFHERVEFVGTSKGNNISILLYNITYEDDGEYICFARNEKEKNRNHSASYMLYVVDQMKEIDTTLTTIIVSVVGGLIGLSILGMVIKALVINFLLKDDEKNKECLVSSGNDNTENGHSGAKADNKGTPKA from the exons ATGGCGTCAGTGGACAGCACCGGTTCGAGGGTCTCTGGTCGGCTGAGATCAGGGGATATACTTCACACTGGGCTGGTAGTTGCACTCCTGCTGG GTGTGTGGAGTGTCGGTGGCCTGGAGGTGTCGACGGGTAAAGTGCCTCACCTTTTCGCGATTAACGGCTCCACGGTGCTGCTGCCCTGCACGTACGCCTCCTGCATCGGCATCAAAAACCTCTACTTCAACTGGCACTACAACAACAATGGAAGCATGATGAAG ttGTGCGATGCGGTGATCCCCATCGAGGGTGTAGAGCCCAAGGTCAGTGTGTTCCACGAGCGTGTGGAGTTTGTCGGCACCTCGAAGGGCAACAACATCTCCATCCTGCTGTATAACATCACCTACGAAGACGATGGAGAGTACATCTGCTTCGCCAGGAACGAGAAGGAGAAGAACCGCAACCACAGCGCCAGCTACATGCTCTACGTGGTGGACCAAA TGAAGGAGATTGACACGACGTTGACCACCATCATTGTCTCAGTGGTGGGGGGACTCATTGGCCTGTCTATCCTTGGCATGGTAATCAAGGCCTTGGTGATTAACTTCCTGCTGAAGGATGACGAGAAGAA CAAAGAGTGTCTGGTGAGCTCAGGGAATGACAACACAGAAAATGGACATTCAGGAGCCAAAGCAGACAACAAAGGGACACCAAAGGCATGA